The following nucleotide sequence is from Acetobacteroides hydrogenigenes.
TCTTCATCTCGCCATGAGTTAGCGTTGGACCATCTTCTACGATAAGGCAACGCTTTCCGCGGATTAATTCTGGTTTATCAACCTGAATAGGAGATGCAGCATCTACCACAATAGCGTTAGGGTTTACCTTACGGATGCTCTCTCGTACCGTCTGAATTCCTTCGGGAGATGCCGAATCCATCTTGTTTATAACTACAGCATCCGCCATCCTAAGGTTTACCTCACCAGGATAGTAGCTCAGCTCGTTCCCAGGACGGTGGGGATCGGCCACAGTTATCGTAAGGTCGGGCTTGTAGAAGGCAAAGTCGTTATTGCCACCATCCCAGAGTATAACGTCGCAACCATCAGGATCATTCTCGGCCGCGCGAAGTATGGCCTCGTAGTCTACCCCTGCGTAGATAACATTACCACGTACAACATGAGGTTCATACTCCTCCATTTCCTCTACGGTACACTTGTGCTTTTTCAGATCTTCAACCTTAGCAAAACGCTGAACCTTTTGCTCCACAAGATTTCCATAGGGCATTGGGTGACGAACAGCAACAACCTTCAAGCCTTTAGCCATTAGGTACTCAACTACCTTCCTCGATGTTTGAGATTTTCCGCATCCCGTACGCGTGGCAACTACTGCAATAACCGGCTTTGTACTTTTAATCATCGTATCCTTTGGTCCTAAAAGCATAAAGTTTGCCCCATTTGCGTTAACAAGGGCGCTCATGGCCATCACTCTCAAATAGGGAACATCGCTATAGGAGAACACGCAATCGTCTACCTTTAAATCCTTGATTAGCGAAGGAAGATCCTGCTCTTGATAAATAGGAATTCCGTTAGGATAAAGTCTCCCTGCCAATTCAGATGGATACATTCGACCATCAATGTCTGGAATTTGAGCAGCAGTAAAAGCAACTACATTATACTGCTCGTTTTCGCGAAAGAATGTGTTGAAGTTATGAAAGTCTCTACCGGCGGCGCCGATAATTACTGCATTTCGTTTGATCATGGTTAAGACCTCCTTTTCTTTTGATGTAAGTTTTAAACTAAGCTTAAATATAATCTTTTTTAACTTTAAAAATGTTTTTTACTATTTTTTTTTGATCAAACGGCAAACTTATCCATTTTTTCGCCACAATGACGTTAGATAGAAGGGGTATCCTGCCACTGCGTTCCCTAATTCGACCTCTACCGCTATACTTGCTTCTCCGTATTATAGTTCGATTGCATACGTAAAGTAAAGACCGTTCCTCCAAAGGAGAGGTGTCAAGACATGAGGTTGAGCCGAAGACAGCATAAACCAGCAAATTCCCCCTATATCAAGCCGTATGAAAGGATGCGACACCAGCGCCTACAAGCAGCAAACATCAGAGTGCAACAAGAAATTGCCCATTGACGAATAGGTTCAGAAAAAGGAACGTTTTACTCGAATCGAGAGGAATCGAACTTTAGAAGAATAAATAGGAGCATGGAGAACGACCACAGCGACGATCCCCCATAGCTAATAAAAGGTAACGGAATCCCGATTACAGGCGCCAGACCAATTGTCATGCCCACATTAATGGCAAAGTGAAAGAAAAAGATGGAAAGAACTCCGTAGCCAAATATTCGGGCAAACGATTCGCGCTGCCGATCGGCAATAAGCATAATCCGGAAAAGCAGCAACGTAAATAGCCCCACAATAACGGCAGATCCGACAAAGCCCCACTCCTCTCCAATGGTGCAAAAAATAAAGTCGGTGCTTTGCTCTGGAACAAAGTTGTACTTAGTTTGGGTACCCTGCAAGAATCCCTTTCCAACAAAGCCGCCCGAACCAATGGCTATCTTACTTTGATTTACATTGTACCCCCATCCCAACGGATCGCTTTCGATGCCCAACAGGTCATTGATGCGTTTTTGCTGGTGAATTGCCAGCACCTTATTAAAGACGTAATCGACAGAATAGTTAATACCTATGGAACCGAGTAATATCACTACAATAACCCACAAGCGCTTGATATGCCTAGCAAAGCCTACCACAAGCATTACCAGAGCAACCAGAACTGTCGAACCTGCTATAAAGTAGTAGAGATCAACCTCAGCGCCAACCTGAAGCGCTAAAGTGTACCCCAAGGCAGACAATCCGGCAACAATTAACCCAAGGAAAACCGCAGTTTTCATTCGGCGATAGGCATAGCCCGCAATGGCTAGCGCCGTTACGGCAAGCGCCATCACCACGTACACCTTGTCGAAAAGCAGCGAAAAGATAAAAAGTACGGCAGCAGATATAGTAACGGCGAGCACCCAACCCGGCATACCCTCCTTATAGAATAGCAGAATTAACGAGCAGTAAACCAGCATCGACCCCGTATCGTGCTGAAGCATGATGAGCAGTACGGGAGGAAGCACTACTGCAGCAGCCTTCAAGTAGCCTCTAAACGTATTCAGAACAAAGTTGTACGAGCACATCACCCGAGCAAGTAGAAGCACGGTAGAAACCTTGGCAAACTCTGCTGGTTGGATTCGCAATCCCCCCAACTCGAACCAGCATCGCTGGCCATTCACCTCCTTACCCGCAACAAGAACCAGAATCAGCAAGAATATAGTAAACCCATAAAATATTTCCGAGAATGCGTAGAATAAGCGAGTATCGAGCAACATTATCACCGAAGCAATAACAAGCGCAGCAGCAATCCATAAAAGCTGCATACCGTACTTTTGCGAGAAGTCAAAAATACTTGCATGCTCCTCGTTATAAACAGCAGCATAGATGTTAATCCACCCAAAGAAAACAAGGAAAAGGTATATCAGTATCGTTACCCAATCAAGCTTTCCAGTTGTTGTATTACCACTATTTCTCACGCTTCTACTTATTATTAGTTGATGTACGCTTTATGCTAGGAAACACTCCAGGCTTTTTCGATTCACCTTTGGGCATTTTTCGACGATCCTCTGAAGACGAGGCTGCAGGCCTCGCCGCATTTTTCAGCGAATCGGACTTTGCCTTCTTCGCCCTTTCCTTTGCCTCCTTGGCCGCCTTTTGTGCTGCAAATACGTATTTTAGTTCAGTTGTAAGATCCATATTCACTATACGATCCTCTAGAGGTTTTCGTGTAACGGAATCCTTTAAATACTTTTCAATCATAAGGCTCGCGATAGGCGCAGCATAGGTTGCCCCAAAACCGGCATTCTCTACATACACTGCAATTGCAATTTTAGGATTATCTTTTGGAGCAAATGCAACAAAAACAGAGTGATCCTTCTTTGTTCCTGTAGGGTTCTGTGCAGTTCCTGTCTTTCCACAAACCTCAATACCTGGGATGTCGGCTATACGAGAGGTCCCTCCTGTAACAGACATTCGCATCCCTTCAACAGCTACATTAAAGTAAGATGGGCTTATCCCTATATAGTTTTTTGTTCTAAACCTCTTATCAATCTGCTGCCCTTCTATATCTTTCACAGCATGAGGAATGATGTAGTATCCCCTATTAGCAATTGTTGCCACCATATTAGCAATTTGAATAGGAGTTGTCCCTAACTCGCCCTGTCCAATTCCCATCGAAACAATTGTATAGCCATTCCATCTCCCGTTATGGAGTTTATCGAAATATTCGGGCTTTTTCACTATCCCCGTTTTCTCGTAGTTTAGGTCCGTATTGAGATGCCTTCCAAATCCAAACTGGGTTAGGTAGTTTTTCCACACCTCGTAAGCTTTATGCGGCGAACCATACTTGGGGCTATTGATAATATTTACGTACTCTCTACTAAAAAAAGTATTACATGAAACCTGAATGGCACCATACACATTAACTGGAGATGCATGAGGGTGACATTTTAATACACGCCCACCATAGGCAAATCCACCACCGCAGCCATAAGCGGTGTGCTCATCTATAATACCTTCCTGCAAACCTATTAATGCATTAACCAGCTTAAAGGTTGATCCAGGAGGATACATTGCTTGAGTTGCACGATTAAACATCGGGTTAAGCGGATCGAGCGCAAGTCTTGCCCAATTTTTTCTTCGGTTGCGCCCCGTCAGATCGGTAGGATCATAATCTGGACCCGACACCATTGCCAATATTTCTCCAGAAGATGGTTCAATAGCAACAATACTCCCCACCTTATTAGACATCAACCTCTCTCCATACGCTTGCAATTTGGCATCAATCGTGGCAACAATATTTTTACCAAGTATTGCTAAAGTATCAAAGCGCCCATTTTGGTATGAGCCCTTAATGCGATTATGCACATCTACCAGCGAAATGGTAACCCCCTTACGTCCTCGTAAAACTTCTTCATAAGCCTTCTCAAGACCAGCGATTCCAATATAATCGCCCATTTTATAGTAAGGATCTTTCGAAATAATCTTATCGTTAACTTCTCCTACATACCCCAATAAATTACCAGCAATCTTCAATGGATAGGTTCTCAAAGTACGGGGCTGAACATAAAACCCAGGATACTTATACAAACGCTCTTGAAGTTTTGCATAGGTAAAAGCAGAAATCTGCTTTGCAAACACATATGGACGATAGTAAGAATCTTGCTTTGCTAATTTTAAGGTTTCCCTAATCTGCTCAATCGGAACATTTAAGATTGCAGACAACTCTGTAGTATCAAACGCCTTTAACTGCTGAGAAATTACCATCAAATCGTATGCCGCTTCATTACAAACTAAGAGTTCTCCATTCCGGTCATAGATTAGCCCTCGAGATGGGTATTGAGTAATGTAACGCAGCACGTTATTGGATGCTGTTACCTTATATGAGGGATCTAAAACTTGTATATAAAAAAGACGAAGGGTAATTACAACTGACACTACGACAATCATAATTGCAAGTACGTACTTCCTGTTGAAGCCACCGATAATCATTACTTAAAAAACTCCTATTTCTGTTTTGAAAATGCGTATTCGGTAAGTATAACAAAGAACAAGGTTAGCACGCTGCTAAGTAAAATCCTTATAATAGTTGTTCCGTAATTTTCGAAAGTGAAGGACTCCAGCGTAAATAAAACCCAATGGTGAATAACGATCAAAAAACCGGAATAGCGAACAAACCAAGCCAGCCCATAGGTTGCTATAGTGGGAACAAGTTCTTGCTCAAAGTCTTCGCGCGAGGTAAAAATCGAAAGAACATAAGGTCGAAGGTAGCCTATTAACGTACATGCTGCTGAATGCAGTCCCAACGTTCCTGACAACAGGTCTATTGTAGCGCCTAAAACAAACGAAAGCAACAGCAGCAATGACTTGTTGAGGGTAAAAGGTAGTATCAGAATAAAAAGAACGTAAACATAGGGGTTCATGTACGTATTAAGCTCGATATTATTAAAAACGAACTGCTGCACAAGAACAAGCGCAATAAAAATAAAAGTATACTTTAAAAGATTATTCTTCATTGGAAATAGCGCTTTCTATTGTTTCTTTTTCGGTCTTTCTAAAGTCTGAGATTACATGAACATAGCGCAATCTTTTAAAGTCGCATTTCAAACGCACCTTCAGCTGAAAGAAGTTCCCTCCCTGAACTTTATAAGAATCAACAACTCCAATGAAGACTCCTTCTGGAAATATCGTGGAGTAGCCTGTGGTTTCAATCGTATCGCCTATTTTGATCTTTGCCTGCTGGGGTATGTCGGAAAGATTCATAAACCGAGCATCTTTGCCATCCCAAGAAAGAGATCCAAAATAGCCCGAACGCTTAAGCCTAGCACTAACCTTAAAGTTTAGGTTAAGCATAGACACTACAGTCGCATAATTCTTAGAAGTCGATAAAACAACCCCAACTATACCATCGCTTGAAAGAACCCCCATCTCTGGACGAACGCCTTGCCCCCTCCCCCTATTTAGAGTAATGTAGTTGTGCTGCTTGCTAGTGGAGTTGTTAACAACATCAGCCATTATGTAACTATACCTAAGTCCACGTGTAGAGTCAATGCTGGACTTCTTAACCAAAGTATCTTTTGACAGATACCAGTCTAACTGATTTTTAAGCCGTGCGTTCTCTTCTGCCAAAGAGGCGTTTATCTCCTTAAGATGAAGGTACTGCAAAAAACTAGTGATATGACCATTAATAACGTTGGTCATATCACTAGTATAGCTTACAACTTTTGCTCTTTGAAAGTAGGATCCATTTACCAACAAGGAAAAAGATAAAACCTCAAATAGCAAAAAAAGAAATATTACTTGATACTTTATTAAGAACCTCAGCAAATTACCCATAGCTCAGTAGAAGATCTATCTCATCAAGAATGAGAATCTTGTAACGTTCTTTAGTGCAACGCTAGTACCTCTTGCTACTGCATGAAGAGGATCATCTGCAACATGGAATGGAATGTTTATCTTATCGGTAAGACGCTTGTCTAAGCCTTTAAGTAGTGCACCTCCACCCGCCAAGTATATTCCACGGTTTACAATGTCTGCGTAGAGTTCAGGTGGGGTTTTCTCCAATACTTCTAGAATTGCAGTTTCAATCTTCATAATAGACTTATCAAGACAATGTGCTATTTCTTGGTATGAAACTGGCACTTCAATAGGAAGAGCAGTCATAATATTTGGACCACGAACGATAAAATCCTCGGGAGCCTTTTCGAGTTCAGGCAGCGCCGACCCAACAGCAATCTTGATGTCTTCTGCAGTACGTTCTCCCACCTTAATATTATGCTGATAGCGCATGTAAGCCTGAATATCCGAAGTAAATCCATCACCAGCAACACGAATACTCTTGTTACATACAATACCACCAAGGGCAATAACGGCTATCTCGGTTGTTCCGCCTCCGATATCTACAACCATACATCCTTCTGGTGCTTCGACGTCTAATCCAATACCAATTGCGGCCGCCATTGGCTCATAGATCATGTACACATCGCGACCACCAGCATGCTCAGCAGAGTCGCGCACAGCACGAACCTCCACCTCGGTTGATCCCGAAGGGATACAAACCACAATACGAAGATTGTTGGGGAATAGCTTACTACGATGGTTGATCATCTTGATCATCCCACGAATCATCATTTCTGCAGCCTTAAAGTCTGCGATCACACCATCGCGCAGAGGGCGGATTGTCTTAATGTTTTCGTGGGTTTTACCATGCATTTGTCGGGCAGACTCCCCAATCCCCACCAATCGACCAGTATTCTGATCAATGGCAACAATCGAAGGCTCGTCTACCACGATCTTATCGTTATAGTAGATAATGGTATTAGCAGTACCTAGGTCTATAGCGATTTCAGGTGTTAGAAATGAAAACAAACCCATATTTTACTTTCTTTATATTGTTCAAATTAATGTTTGAAATGGCGTACTCCGGTAAATACCATAGCAAGTCCGTTAGCATCACAGTATTCTATAGAATCGCTATCGCGAACTGAACCACCCGGTTGAATAATCGAAACAATTCCTTCCTTATGTGCTATTTCAACACTATCCGCAAACGGGAAGAATGCATCTGATGCAAGTACAGCTCCTTCTAACGAAAAACCAAATGTTTTAGCTTTTTCTACAGCTTGTTTTAGAGCATCAACACGAGAAGTTTGACCAACTCCAGATGCTAGCAGCTGCCCATCCTTAGCCAACACAATAGCATTCGACTTAGAGTGCTTAACAATTTTATTTGCAAAGATTAAATCGTCAATATCTTTATTCGAAGGCGCAACACGAGTTACAACCTTTAGGTCCTCCTTTTCTTCAATTGCGGTATCGCGCTGCTGAGCGACTGCCCCATTTAGCAACGAACGATACTGAAGTTTTGGTAAATCAAACGATTTGGCGACAAGGATTATTCTATTTTTCTTCGATTTTAAAAGGTTAATCGCCTCCGAATCAAAACTTGGAGCAATTATAACCTCAAAAAAGAGCTTGTTTATTTCGTCAGCACATGCCAATGAAATACCTCTATTTGCAATGAGCACCCCTCCATATGCAGAAACAGGATCGCATGCCAATGCATCCACGTAAGCCTTTTCAACGGAATCACGAGTTGCCAATCCACATGCATTATTGTGCTTCAGAATAGCAAAAGTTGGCTCAGAGAACTCGTTAATCAAACCTATAGCAGCATCAATATCGAGCATATTATTATACGACACCTCTTTGCCATTAAGCTGCTCGAACATATCAGCAAAACTACCAAAGAAAGCTGCTTTTTGATGTGGGTTTTCTCCGTAACGAAGTGGTTTTCCCTGCTCTAGGGTCTGCGTAAACACAGGTAAGCCAAACTCACCATTGAAATAAGAGAAAATAGCCGTATCATAATGAGAAGACACATTAAAAGCCATAGCAGCAAACTTACGGCGCTGCTCGTAGGTGGTTTCTCCTCCATTCACCAGAATTTCATGCAACTCCTCATATTGATTACGAGATGCAACTATAACTACATCCTTATGATTTTTAGCAGCAGCACGAATAAGGGAAATACCTCCTATGTCTATTTTCTCAATAATATCCTGATCGGGAGCTCCAGAAGCAACCGTTTCCTCGAAGGGATAAAGATCTACAATAACAAGATCTACTTCAGGTATTTGATACTCGGCTAATTGTTCAACATCGGTTGGATTATCACGACGAGCTAAAATTCCGCCAAAAACCTTAGGATGAAGGGTTTTAACCCGTCCCCCTAAAATAGAAGGATAGGTTGTAAGAGATTCTACAGATTGTGCTTCAACACCCAACTCTGTAATAAAAGAGAGAGTACCTCCAGTCGAATAGATCTTAACCCCCAGTTTCGACAACTCTGTTACAACTTTGTCAAGATTATCCTTATAGTAAACGGAAATGAGAGCGCTTCGGATTTTCTTAGGTTCCACGATTATGCTATTTTTTCGCAAAGATAATGTTCTGAACAATTCTAAACGAAATCAGACGAGCTTTTTTCATAATTTTTACCATGTAATTCAAACTTTTATAAGGAAAACAAAACGATTCGAATTATCTAGAATTATGGAGCATACATCGTTAATTATTAAAAGTTTTACATTAAATTGGAGGAATAATTCACAACTCATTCTATATGCTGATCAAATCTATACTAAACAAGCAGTTAAACCTCATAAAAGAGAGCTTTCTTTTTGCGCTTTCGTCCGTTTCAGTAAATAAGTTACGAACTTTTCTATCTCTTTTCGGGATTACTATTGGAATTTTTGCCATAATTTCAGTTTACACCGTTATAGATGCCTTGGAGTCAAATGTCAAAAATTCGATAGCATCTCTAGGCGAAAATACGCTCTACATAGATAAGTGGGAATGGATTGGAGGTATGGATTACCCTTGGTGGGAATACATGAAAAGACCTTTACCTAAACTAGAGGAGGCTAAAAAACTCGAGGAAATGTCTCAAACTGCCGAGGCGGTTGCCTACTCGGCCAGCCTAACATTCACTGTCAAAAGAGGATCAAAATCAACGAATAAGGCTAGAATTACTGGAGTAACATTCCCGTACAATAAAGTTAGAGCCTTCGACATCCAAGAGGGTAGATATTTTACCGAACTAGAGACCCGAAATGGGAATGGCTCAGCAATAATAGGAACCAACATAGCAAAAGAACTCTTTGACATCGGTTCTCCGATTGGAGAAACCATAAAGATAGGCTCGTTAAAAGCCACTGTTGTCGGGCTTTTTAAGCGAGAAGGCAAAATGCCAATGAACGACTCTTCGATTGATGACGAGATCATCGTACCAGCATCGTTTGCCCAAAAATTAGTCAACTTTAAAACCTACGAAGGCGGACTCAACATAATCATAAAGGGAAAACCAGACGTTAAACTTACAGAACTAAAAGACGAAGTTAGAATGCTGCTCCGGAAGATTCGCAAAACCCCACCGTCCAAGAAAGATGACTTTGCCATAAACGAAATGGCTTCGATAACTCAATCAACGGAGGGAATATTCACCACTATAAACCTTGCGGGGATGGTTATTGGAGGACTTTCTATAATTGTAGGAGGATTTGGCATTGCCAATATCATGTTTGTTTCGGTTCGCGAACGCACCAACATTATAGGTATACAAAAAGCCCTAGGCGCGAAAAAAGCATTTATTCTCCTCCAGTTTGTTTATGAATCGGTATTGCTTGCTGTAATTGGAGGAGCCATTGGATTACTAATTGTGTTCTCTGGCACATTTTTCTTCAACAATGCATTTCCCGATTTCCCGATAAAACTCACTTTATTCAACATCATAAGAGGACTGCTGATTTCTGGAGTTATAGGATTCTTTTCTGGGCTACTCCCTGCCATCAGAGCGGCAAATCTAGACCCCGTAGTTGCAATCAATACAAAATAAGAACAAAGGCTCTAACGTTAGAGCCTTTGTTCTTAGTCTATTCTTTTACCATCAATCAACCTTGAGCCAAATATTTACCAACGTGATTGGTTAGTTCGACAAATTGAGCAACCGAAAGTTGTTCGGGACGCTCGCTGTACAATGGATGTTCAGGGCTTCCACTTGCCACAAATGGTTTTACCGTATTTCGAATTGTTTTACGGCGATGGTTGAAGGTTGCCTTAACAACCTGTTTAAACAACTTCTCATCACAGCCTAACTTGACCACCGAATTTCGAGTAAGGCGTATTACCGCGCTTTTAACCTTGGGAGGAGGGTTAAACACATGTTCGTGCACCGTAAAAAGATACTCGATATCGTAGTATGCTTGAAGAAGAACGCTGAGAATTCCATATGTTTTTGTACCAGGAGGTTCAGCCAAGCGTTCAGCAACTTCCTTTTGCAACATGCACACCACCTCATCAACCTGATCTTTATGATCCAGTATCTTAAAGAAGATCTGAGAAGAAATGTTGTAAGGGAAATTTCCTATAACTCCAAACTTTTCAGCAAAAAGTTCCCCAATCTTCATCTTAAGGAAATCCCCAAAGATTAAATGCTCTTTCGCAAACTCGGGATGTTTTGCAGTCAAATACTCCACCGATTCTCCATCAACCTCTGCCGCAAAAAGTTCTATATCATCCCGCTTAATAAGGATATCAGTTAACACCCCCATTCCTGGCCCTATTTCTAGAACCTTTCTATACGATGCAACCTTCAATCCATTAACAATCGCTTGTGCAATCCCCAAGTCTGTAAGAAAATGCTGACCTAGGTTCTTTTTTGGACGCACATAGTTCATCTGAATTCTTTTACTTAATTTAGGCACAAATTACGGCAATTAAAGAACAAGTAGCACACATGCTCGATAGATTTATAAAAAAAAAGCAGCTTATAGGGACTATTCTTAAAATTGGCATTGCAGCGTTGTGCATCTACCTTTTGGTAACAAAAATCAGCGCAGCAAACGTAGCAAACGCCCTTATCCAAATACAATACAGTAACCCTCTTGCATTAAGCCTTTTATTTATAGCTATCATCTTACTTTTAGGCGTAAACCTCTCGCTCGAAACATACAAATGGCACTTGTTTGTTGCCCCTTTTGGAGTTTCGTACTTTAGTGCGTTTAAGCAAGTTCTTGGGGGTATTGCAGGAGGTATTGTTTCCCCAAATCGAATTGGAGACCCTATCATAAGAAGCTTTTTACTCCCAAAAAAATTTCGCGTACGAGGTTTACTTCCAGCGACATTCTGCACCTTTTCTCAACTTCTTGCCACCGCAATCTTCGGTTCTATTGCGCTTATTAATATGAGCTGGAAATCTCTTCCAGGGGTTCCCAAACTGGTCATCACCCAACTAATCCTTGTTTTCTTGGTGGTTGTTCTGATTTGGATTGCCATGCGCTTTTTTGAAAATCGCATTGGGAAGATTCGATTTTCAAAAGCATTGCTTTCGGTTATCATATCACTGATGCGCTATTTCGTATTCTGCACGGAACTGTGGTTGATATTTTTAGTTTTCTCGCGAGAGGTGAGATTTGAGTCAATGTTTTTTGCCATAGCCCTAACCTTTCTTGCCAACTCCATAATACCTTCGTTTTCATTCACCGAATTAGGAGTTAGAGCTGCAGGTGCATCCGTTTTTTTCCCCATGTTTGGTATTGATGCCAGCATTGCCGCAATGGCCACAGTTCTACTTTGGGTGGTAAACATAGCCATACCTTCTTTACCCGGCATAATGTTGCTCTCTGCACATGGGGTATCGCTAAACGATTTGCGAATTTTTAAAAAAGAAGCTGTTGAGAAAGTAATGCCCAAAGGCGAAGATGATAATTTTTAGCTACTCCATTTCGTTAAAGCCCTTACCTACAATAACGTTAATTCCTTTAGAAATAACCGATATATCAAAAGGAGAATACCCGACGCTTTCGCCATCTACCTCTATTGGAATTTGGGGTAATGAGTGAATTGATATATCGCTTCCCCTATGTGCCGATATCCGCGAATGCTTATGAATATGTCCATTGTAAAGTATGGGCATGTTCCATAAAACATTTAGCCCTCCAATTTTACGAATAACAGTAATATCAAGCAAGCCGTCGTTAGCAATCGCATTAGGCAGCTGTATCATTCCACCCCCATTATACTTACCAACTCCCAACGTTATACTATAAATATCATCAGATATAGAGTTGTCGTCGATACGCATCGCAACTTTTGTAGCCTTATAGGCAAGCACCGACTTTATCATACTTATGACATACAGCCACTTACTCTTTTTACCAGCATCCTTTAATCGGTTAAAGCCAATGGCGACATAGCCGTCAAACCCTATACCAACAGCATTTGCAAAGTAACGTTCGTGATGCACCTTTGACTCATAAAACTTCACAAGACCAACATCCTGAAGAAACGAACGACCGTACTTAATGGCATCAATGGCATCTGCATATGTCCGAGGAATGCCGTACATTCTTATCCAGTCATTCCCGATACCAAGCGGCATCATAGCAAGCAGCACATCCGTAGTTGCCACCTCCTTCTGAATAAATATGCCATTAACAATTTCGTTAAGCGTACCATCGCCGCCCA
It contains:
- a CDS encoding cyclic 2,3-diphosphoglycerate synthase — protein: MIKRNAVIIGAAGRDFHNFNTFFRENEQYNVVAFTAAQIPDIDGRMYPSELAGRLYPNGIPIYQEQDLPSLIKDLKVDDCVFSYSDVPYLRVMAMSALVNANGANFMLLGPKDTMIKSTKPVIAVVATRTGCGKSQTSRKVVEYLMAKGLKVVAVRHPMPYGNLVEQKVQRFAKVEDLKKHKCTVEEMEEYEPHVVRGNVIYAGVDYEAILRAAENDPDGCDVILWDGGNNDFAFYKPDLTITVADPHRPGNELSYYPGEVNLRMADAVVINKMDSASPEGIQTVRESIRKVNPNAIVVDAASPIQVDKPELIRGKRCLIVEDGPTLTHGEMKIGAGTVAARKFGASQEVDARPYLVGKLKETYEIYPNIGCVLPAMGYGEQQLHDLEKTINSTDCDTVIIGTPIDLQRIIDIKKPCARVFYDLAEIGKPDLDGVLSEFVASRVGVKMASK
- a CDS encoding rod shape-determining protein; this translates as MGLFSFLTPEIAIDLGTANTIIYYNDKIVVDEPSIVAIDQNTGRLVGIGESARQMHGKTHENIKTIRPLRDGVIADFKAAEMMIRGMIKMINHRSKLFPNNLRIVVCIPSGSTEVEVRAVRDSAEHAGGRDVYMIYEPMAAAIGIGLDVEAPEGCMVVDIGGGTTEIAVIALGGIVCNKSIRVAGDGFTSDIQAYMRYQHNIKVGERTAEDIKIAVGSALPELEKAPEDFIVRGPNIMTALPIEVPVSYQEIAHCLDKSIMKIETAILEVLEKTPPELYADIVNRGIYLAGGGALLKGLDKRLTDKINIPFHVADDPLHAVARGTSVALKNVTRFSFLMR
- the mrdA gene encoding penicillin-binding protein 2, coding for MIIGGFNRKYVLAIMIVVVSVVITLRLFYIQVLDPSYKVTASNNVLRYITQYPSRGLIYDRNGELLVCNEAAYDLMVISQQLKAFDTTELSAILNVPIEQIRETLKLAKQDSYYRPYVFAKQISAFTYAKLQERLYKYPGFYVQPRTLRTYPLKIAGNLLGYVGEVNDKIISKDPYYKMGDYIGIAGLEKAYEEVLRGRKGVTISLVDVHNRIKGSYQNGRFDTLAILGKNIVATIDAKLQAYGERLMSNKVGSIVAIEPSSGEILAMVSGPDYDPTDLTGRNRRKNWARLALDPLNPMFNRATQAMYPPGSTFKLVNALIGLQEGIIDEHTAYGCGGGFAYGGRVLKCHPHASPVNVYGAIQVSCNTFFSREYVNIINSPKYGSPHKAYEVWKNYLTQFGFGRHLNTDLNYEKTGIVKKPEYFDKLHNGRWNGYTIVSMGIGQGELGTTPIQIANMVATIANRGYYIIPHAVKDIEGQQIDKRFRTKNYIGISPSYFNVAVEGMRMSVTGGTSRIADIPGIEVCGKTGTAQNPTGTKKDHSVFVAFAPKDNPKIAIAVYVENAGFGATYAAPIASLMIEKYLKDSVTRKPLEDRIVNMDLTTELKYVFAAQKAAKEAKERAKKAKSDSLKNAARPAASSSEDRRKMPKGESKKPGVFPSIKRTSTNNK
- the mreD gene encoding rod shape-determining protein MreD; its protein translation is MKNNLLKYTFIFIALVLVQQFVFNNIELNTYMNPYVYVLFILILPFTLNKSLLLLLSFVLGATIDLLSGTLGLHSAACTLIGYLRPYVLSIFTSREDFEQELVPTIATYGLAWFVRYSGFLIVIHHWVLFTLESFTFENYGTTIIRILLSSVLTLFFVILTEYAFSKQK
- the mreC gene encoding rod shape-determining protein MreC → MGNLLRFLIKYQVIFLFLLFEVLSFSLLVNGSYFQRAKVVSYTSDMTNVINGHITSFLQYLHLKEINASLAEENARLKNQLDWYLSKDTLVKKSSIDSTRGLRYSYIMADVVNNSTSKQHNYITLNRGRGQGVRPEMGVLSSDGIVGVVLSTSKNYATVVSMLNLNFKVSARLKRSGYFGSLSWDGKDARFMNLSDIPQQAKIKIGDTIETTGYSTIFPEGVFIGVVDSYKVQGGNFFQLKVRLKCDFKRLRYVHVISDFRKTEKETIESAISNEE
- the rodA gene encoding rod shape-determining protein RodA, translating into MRNSGNTTTGKLDWVTILIYLFLVFFGWINIYAAVYNEEHASIFDFSQKYGMQLLWIAAALVIASVIMLLDTRLFYAFSEIFYGFTIFLLILVLVAGKEVNGQRCWFELGGLRIQPAEFAKVSTVLLLARVMCSYNFVLNTFRGYLKAAAVVLPPVLLIMLQHDTGSMLVYCSLILLFYKEGMPGWVLAVTISAAVLFIFSLLFDKVYVVMALAVTALAIAGYAYRRMKTAVFLGLIVAGLSALGYTLALQVGAEVDLYYFIAGSTVLVALVMLVVGFARHIKRLWVIVVILLGSIGINYSVDYVFNKVLAIHQQKRINDLLGIESDPLGWGYNVNQSKIAIGSGGFVGKGFLQGTQTKYNFVPEQSTDFIFCTIGEEWGFVGSAVIVGLFTLLLFRIMLIADRQRESFARIFGYGVLSIFFFHFAINVGMTIGLAPVIGIPLPFISYGGSSLWSFSMLLFILLKFDSSRFE